CGCCCGCGCGGGGCGCGACACTTCGCGGAAGGCAAGCGATACCCGGTGCGGCTGTTTCAATCCACGCGCCCGCGCGGGGCGCGACTCTCGATCGCCCGCAGGGTTGTCTCTGAGATACCGTTTCAATCCACGCGCCCGCGCGGGGCGCGACCCTAATATGTCTTTACATTTACCAGATTTTCAAGTTTCAATCCACGCGCCCGCGCGGGGCGCGACTGTTTGGCTGTATCGCCAGATACTCTACGGCTTCGCAGATGAGTTTCCGCGAACCGCTTCGTATGCCAAACAACATCTTACGCGAATCTGACGATACAATCAATATCTGCATACAAAAAAACAACTTGTTTCGGACGCGAACCAGCAGGCACTTCTGGTACAGCTTCAGGTTCGCGATTTATAAAATCAGCGTTCCTTCGAGATCACGAGGCTCTTTTGCGCCTTCGTGCTCTACCCTGCCCTGCCAGTTCGAGCCGAGAAAGTAAAACCGCAAGCTATCGAGTTTCGGGTCCATCTCATTGAGCAGTTTCGACCTCAATTTAACCCACTGGGCCGGATCGACGTTGCATTCAAACACGGAAAACTGCACGCGCTGGCCGTAATTCTGGCAGGTCTTGGCGATTCTGCGCAGTCGTCTCCGGCCCGCAGGTGTTTCGGTGTTCACATCATAGGTAACAAGAACCAGCATGAGCTATCTCCAGACAAATGGCGGATACATGTCAATATCTCCCCGGATATACCGGGCGAGCAACATGGCCTGCATGTGCCAGAGCAGTCCGACAGCCATTTTTTCCCCGACGAAAGGATGCTCGATCTCTTC
The nucleotide sequence above comes from Chlorobaculum tepidum TLS. Encoded proteins:
- the cas2 gene encoding CRISPR-associated endonuclease Cas2 gives rise to the protein MLVLVTYDVNTETPAGRRRLRRIAKTCQNYGQRVQFSVFECNVDPAQWVKLRSKLLNEMDPKLDSLRFYFLGSNWQGRVEHEGAKEPRDLEGTLIL